Proteins encoded together in one Lathyrus oleraceus cultivar Zhongwan6 chromosome 5, CAAS_Psat_ZW6_1.0, whole genome shotgun sequence window:
- the LOC127082936 gene encoding uncharacterized protein LOC127082936, whose translation MESQIIKKKRTTRRRKPKSLFNNLPIVLQTKIFGKLCMKEKSNAMCVSHSWRNLILTTTLPKENPLDPLMEACTSSIPYMDLEQIFNWCSLVIGCKIRPKNLIDACNGLLLFCRKDAQADNVIHGVYHYFVMNPITKQCVAIPKPVGQISGGYSYAALAYDYTESWFFKIIRFQGHRHINIFSSMTGIWTTLTIYFPEYVKESYWIKKSIYLKGSIYRLSTSGHLLRIKVDPQENSLKQAEVIKLHSYCLFENSQLNICLKDDKILLVLSRGTKFMCFELVECVTKGISTYTWHMNLSQENEKLLPLNTNGKLLSIYPSNEMAFFKIKRLFYFYLYNLNGNDVEEIGVIRDDQIMFEYERTCGKQLFECFIPFACCIEKEIGKHFQRLLVQK comes from the exons ATGGAGAGTCAAATtattaaaaagaaaagaacaacgAGGAGAAGGAAACCCAAATCCCTATTCAATAATCTTCCCATTGTGCTTCAAACTAAAATCTTTGGTAAGCTATGCATGAAGGAAAAATCAAATGCCATGTGTGTCTCGCATTCATGGCGTAATCTCATCCTAACCACAACACTACCAAAGGAGAATCCACTAGATCCACTGATGGAGGCTTGCACTTCTTCTATTCCATATATGGATTTGGAACAAATTTTTAATTGGTGCTCATTAGTGATTGGTTGCAAGATAAGACCTAAAAATCTTATAGACGCATGCAATGGATTACTCTTGTTTTGTCGTAAAGATGCTCAGGCAGATAACGTAATTCACGGTGTATATCATTACTTTGTCATGAATCCAATAACAAAACAATGTGTGGCTATTCCGAAGCCTGTAGGACAAATATCTGGAGGGTATTCATATGCTGCTCTAGCATATGATTATACAGAATCTTGGTTTTTCAAGATCATACGTTTTCAAGGTCATCGTCATATCAATATTTTTTCCTCTATGACTGGTATTTGGACTACATTAACTATTTACTTTCCTGAATATGTTAAAGAGTCTTATTGGATCAAAAAGTCTATTTACTTAAAAGGCTCTATTTATCGACTCTCGACTTCAGGACACTTATTGAGAATTAAAGTTGATCCTCAAGAGAATTCCTTGAAACAAGCTGAGGTGATAAAACTTCATTCATATTGTCTTTTTGAAAATTCGCAACTAAATATATGTTTGAAAGATGATAAGATCTTATTGGTCTTATCTAGAGGTACGAAATTTATGTGTTTTGAACTTGTTGAATGTGTTACAAAGGGTATTAGCACTTATACATGGCACATGAATCTTAGCCAAGAGAATGAAAAATTGTTGCCTCTCAATACGAACGGCAAGCTATTGTCCATTTACCCTTCCaatgaaatggcatttttcaagaTTAAAAGACTTTTCTACTTTTACTTATATAATTTAAATGGTAACGACGTCGAGGAAATTGGAGTGATTCGAGACGATCAAATTATGTTTGAATACGAGAGAACATGTGGAAAACAGTTGTTCGAATGCTTCATCCCTTTTGCATGCTGCATAGAGAAGGAG ATTGGAAAACACTTTCAACGACTGTTGGTTCAAAAGTGA